Proteins encoded within one genomic window of Hevea brasiliensis isolate MT/VB/25A 57/8 chromosome 8, ASM3005281v1, whole genome shotgun sequence:
- the LOC110643421 gene encoding COBRA-like protein 6, which translates to MNPFLFVGHRSMGLVLILIFFLSLISSISPSYGFDPLDPHANITITWDLLQSVSGTNDVRVSLYNFQLYRHVEVPGWKLNWDWVGNEVIWGMWGAEATEQGNCSVFRGSQLPHCCEKSPVIIDLMPGAPYNMQSQNCCKGGVLSSMKQDPSRSGATFQMNVGGHADYSNFVMPENFTLGLPGYTCGNAYEVQPSRYPADGGRRWTQALSTWNVTCIYSQFISSATPKCCVSLSAFYNDTIVPCPKCSCRCQGQPGATCVKPGEIPSMLEQVHDPNEEPPSIVRCSQHMCPIRVHWHVKESYKQYWRVKMTVTNHNILKNYSQWNLVVLHPNLKSLTQVFSFNYSPLNQYGIINDTGMFWGIEYYNDMLLQAGKSGNVQTEMLLRKDPGIFTFREGWAFPRKISFNGDECVMPPPDDYPRLPNNAYRKFISSYIAILSLLLVVVF; encoded by the exons ATGAACCCATTTTTGTTTGTTGGTCATAGATCAATGGGTTTGGTCTTGATTTTGATCTTCTTCTTATCTCTCATCAGTTCTATCTCACCTTCTT ATGGGTTTGATCCATTGGATCCTCATGCCAATATTACCATAACATGGGATCTTTTGCAATCAGTTTCTGGTACAAATGAT GTAAGGGTGTCATTATACAACTTCCAACTATATCGCCATGTGGAGGTGCCTGGCTGGAAACTGAATTGGGATTGGGTAGGCAATGAAGTGATATGGGGTATGTGGGGAGCTGAGGCTACCGAGCAAGGAAACTGCTCAGTATTCAGGGGAAGCCAACTCCCTCATTGCTGTGAAAAAAGTCCGGTGATTATTGACCTTATGCCTGGAGCTCCATATAATATGCAGTCCCAGAATTGCTGCAAGGGAGGTGTCCTGTCATCCATGAAACAAGACCCTTCAAGATCTGGTGCCACTTTTCAGATGAATGTTGGTGGTCATGCTGATTATTCCAATTTCGTGATGCCAGAAAATTTTACTCTTGGGCTTCCTGGTTATACTTGTGGGAATGCATATGAGGTGCAGCCAAGCAGGTATCCTGCAGATGGAGGCCGCCGATGGACTCAGGCTCTTT CGACATGGAATGTGACCTGTATCTATTCCCAGTTTATTTCATCAGCAACACCAAAGTGTTGTGTTTCCCTTTCGGCATTTTACAATGACACCATTGTTCCCTGTCCCAAATGCAGCTGCAGATGCCAAGGACAACCTGGGGCAACATGTGTCAA GCCAGGGGAGATTCCATCAATGCTGGAACAAGTACACGATCCAAATGAAGAACCACCATCAATTGTAAGGTGTTCGCAGCACATGTGCCCCATTCGGGTGCACTGGCATGTGAAAGAAAGTTACAAGCAATATTGGAGGGTTAAGATGACAGTAACGAATCATAATATCTTGAAAAATTATTCTCAGTGGAACTTGGTGGTGCTTCATCCCAACTTGAAAAGCTTGACACAGGTTTTCAGCTTCAACTATTCGCCCCTCAATCAGTACGGAATTATCA ATGATACCGGAATGTTTTGGGGGATTGAATACTACAATGACATGTTACTCCAAGCAGGTAAGAGTGGAAATGTACAAACTGAAATGTTACTACGCAAAGATCCAGGGATTTTCACTTTCAGAGAAGGATGGGCTTTCCCAAGAAAAATTTCATTTAATGGTGATGAATGTGTCATGCCCCCACCAGATGATTACCCAAGGCTCCCCAATAATGCTTACAGGAAGTTCATTAGTTCTTATATAGCGATTCTCTCACTGTTGCTTGTAGTTGTGTTCTAA